A window of Aliarcobacter trophiarum LMG 25534 contains these coding sequences:
- a CDS encoding thiazole synthase has product MSDILKIGKYEFNSRLIVGSGKYKDFQTTKEATLASGSELITVAIRRVNITNPNEENLLDYFKDTNIKFLPNSAGCKNAQEAVTTFRLMREATGIDLVKLEIIGDFTKTLYPDVIETIKACEILKKDGFTVMAYTSDDLIVAKRLEDMGADAIMPLAAPIGSGLGVQNKYNIAFIKDSVKVPVIVDAGVGCASDASICMELGADGVLTNTAIACAKDPISMAIAMKHAVIAGRLGYKAGRIEKKPYASASSPLDGLIQF; this is encoded by the coding sequence ATGAGTGATATATTAAAAATAGGAAAATATGAGTTTAATAGTAGACTAATTGTTGGGAGCGGAAAATATAAAGATTTCCAAACTACAAAAGAGGCAACACTTGCGAGTGGAAGTGAATTAATAACAGTTGCAATTAGAAGAGTAAATATTACAAATCCAAATGAAGAAAATTTATTAGATTATTTCAAAGACACTAATATAAAGTTTTTGCCAAATAGTGCTGGATGTAAAAATGCACAAGAGGCTGTAACAACTTTTAGATTAATGAGAGAGGCTACTGGAATTGATTTAGTTAAACTTGAAATCATAGGAGATTTTACTAAAACTTTATATCCTGATGTAATTGAGACAATAAAAGCTTGTGAAATACTAAAAAAAGATGGATTTACTGTAATGGCATATACAAGTGATGATTTAATTGTTGCAAAAAGACTTGAAGATATGGGAGCTGATGCTATTATGCCATTAGCTGCTCCAATTGGAAGTGGTTTAGGTGTTCAAAATAAATATAATATTGCATTCATAAAAGATAGCGTAAAAGTTCCAGTAATTGTAGATGCAGGAGTTGGTTGTGCTAGTGATGCTAGTATTTGTATGGAATTAGGAGCTGATGGAGTTTTAACAAATACTGCAATAGCTTGTGCAAAAGACCCCATTTCAATGGCAATAGCTATGAAACATGCAGTTATAGCTGGAAGGTTGGGTTATAAAGCTGGAAGAATAGAGAAAAAACCATATGCAAGTGCTAGTTCACCTCTTGATGGACTAATCCAATTTTAA
- the cutA gene encoding divalent-cation tolerance protein CutA: protein MKPIIIQTTFKNEEEAKKLSNILIVEKLAACVQLKEIKSIYSWKNKICCDNETLVNIKTKKKLFAKVKSRILELHSYDVPEIIAIDISNISKDYLKFIKENTI from the coding sequence ATGAAACCAATAATTATTCAAACAACTTTTAAAAATGAAGAAGAGGCAAAAAAATTATCAAATATTTTAATAGTTGAAAAATTAGCAGCTTGTGTTCAACTAAAAGAGATAAAATCTATATACTCATGGAAAAATAAAATTTGTTGTGATAATGAAACACTTGTTAATATAAAAACAAAAAAAAAGCTTTTTGCTAAAGTAAAAAGTAGAATTTTAGAACTTCATAGTTATGATGTGCCAGAAATTATCGCAATAGATATTTCAAATATTAGCAAAGATTATTTAAAATTTATAAAGGAAAATACAATATGA
- a CDS encoding NAD(P)H-hydrate dehydratase — protein MKKVFDEVASLEKRVVKDFFLSEEILMEHASNSIFNYILKKFRKNKTILIVCGCGNNGADGLALARLLHKNFNVKIYIVKEPKSAMAKLQYKRAKSLNIEFVHNLFEADIIVDCIFGTGLNKKLDENIINLIASLNSFNSFKIACDIPSGIDIYGQIINIAYKSDITFTMGAYKTSLFSDTAKDYVGDIKLVNLGVHKDIFQIDADIFLLEKKDMVLPFRNNKNSHKGTFGHLNIIAGEKIGASIISSKAAFSFGAGLVTIVCSKEQNITEYIMQSRNIAQNCTAIAIGMGLGEIYDKNLEEILELNFPKVFDADIFYKPLIVNYLDENIVLTPHPKEFISLLKLTNIADISIEELQNNRFLYVKKFCKKYPKTTLLLKGANVLIAKDNKIYINSYGTQVLSKGGSGDVLSGLIASLLAQGYEPLNATISASLAHTLASKKYKKNNYSLNPNDLIKKVKKL, from the coding sequence ATGAAAAAAGTCTTTGATGAAGTTGCTAGTTTAGAAAAAAGAGTAGTTAAAGATTTTTTTCTATCAGAAGAGATTTTGATGGAACATGCCTCAAATTCAATTTTTAACTATATATTAAAAAAATTCAGAAAAAATAAAACTATTCTAATTGTTTGTGGATGTGGGAATAATGGAGCTGATGGTTTAGCACTTGCAAGACTTTTACACAAAAATTTTAATGTAAAGATATATATAGTAAAAGAGCCAAAAAGTGCAATGGCAAAACTCCAATACAAAAGGGCAAAGAGTTTAAATATAGAGTTTGTTCACAATTTATTTGAAGCAGATATTATAGTTGATTGTATTTTTGGAACTGGATTAAATAAAAAATTAGATGAAAATATTATTAATTTAATAGCTAGTCTAAATAGTTTTAACTCTTTTAAAATAGCTTGTGATATTCCAAGTGGAATAGATATTTATGGACAAATTATAAATATTGCATATAAAAGCGATATCACATTTACAATGGGAGCTTACAAAACATCACTATTTAGTGATACTGCAAAAGATTATGTAGGAGATATAAAACTTGTAAATTTAGGAGTTCATAAAGATATTTTCCAAATAGATGCAGATATATTCTTATTAGAAAAGAAAGATATGGTTTTACCATTTAGAAATAATAAAAATAGCCATAAGGGTACTTTTGGACATCTAAATATCATAGCTGGTGAAAAAATAGGAGCATCTATAATATCTTCAAAAGCAGCATTTTCATTTGGTGCTGGGCTTGTTACAATTGTATGTTCAAAAGAGCAAAATATTACAGAGTATATTATGCAAAGTAGAAATATTGCTCAAAACTGTACAGCAATTGCTATTGGTATGGGGCTTGGAGAAATATATGATAAAAATTTAGAAGAGATTTTAGAACTTAATTTTCCAAAGGTTTTTGATGCTGATATCTTTTACAAACCACTAATAGTGAACTATTTAGATGAAAATATTGTATTAACTCCTCACCCAAAAGAGTTTATCTCATTATTAAAATTAACAAATATTGCAGATATCTCTATTGAAGAGTTACAAAATAATAGATTTTTATACGTTAAAAAATTTTGTAAAAAATATCCAAAAACAACTTTGCTTTTAAAAGGTGCAAATGTTTTAATTGCAAAAGATAACAAGATATATATAAATAGTTATGGAACACAAGTCTTGAGTAAAGGTGGAAGTGGAGATGTTTTAAGTGGTTTAATTGCTTCACTTTTAGCCCAAGGTTATGAACCTCTAAATGCAACTATTTCTGCAAGTTTAGCCCACACCCTTGCATCAAAAAAGTATAAGAAAAACAACTACTCATTAAACCCAAATGATTTAATCAAAAAGGTAAAAAAATTATGA
- a CDS encoding translation initiation factor has translation MGIAEKLALGLGAKLDGNVFDTQKEDKNKKEEKQIILAKDKHRLVFSFEKRNGKPVTVIGKFQVEDEKRKEILKLLKTKLACGGSIKDESIEIQGDLKDKIRIILVDNGWKFKN, from the coding sequence ATGGGAATTGCTGAAAAATTAGCTTTGGGCTTAGGAGCTAAATTAGATGGAAATGTTTTTGATACACAAAAAGAGGATAAAAATAAAAAAGAAGAGAAACAGATTATTTTAGCAAAAGATAAACATAGATTAGTTTTTTCATTTGAAAAAAGAAACGGAAAACCTGTTACTGTTATAGGTAAATTTCAAGTAGAAGATGAAAAAAGAAAAGAGATTTTAAAATTACTCAAAACCAAACTTGCATGTGGTGGTTCTATAAAAGATGAGAGTATAGAAATACAAGGTGATTTAAAAGATAAAATTAGAATAATTCTAGTAGATAATGGATGGAAATTTAAAAACTAA
- the tsaD gene encoding tRNA (adenosine(37)-N6)-threonylcarbamoyltransferase complex transferase subunit TsaD produces the protein MILAIESSCDDSSISITKIETLELVFHKKISQELEHSIYGGVVPELAARLHIEALPKILEECKKYLKDLKAVAVTNAPGLSVTLTEGVAMAKAISIALNLPLIAVNHLKGHVHSLFIEKESLFPITVLLVSGGHTQIVEAKSLNDMQILARTLDDSFGESFDKVSKMLNLGYPGGPIIEKYAEHGDKNRFIFPIPLSQSPKIEFSYSGLKNAVRLKIDELERTTLNEQDIYDVCACFQKTAVEHILQKLRKLFKQNTIKDFAIVGGASANLFLRKELEDLCKKYGTTLHLSELKYCSDNAAMIGRVAIEQYKNGEFTTLEDLDIKTRLKDY, from the coding sequence ATGATTTTAGCTATTGAATCATCTTGTGATGATAGCTCTATCTCTATTACAAAAATAGAAACTTTAGAGTTAGTTTTTCATAAAAAAATATCCCAAGAGCTAGAACACAGCATTTATGGTGGGGTTGTGCCTGAACTTGCTGCTAGATTACATATTGAAGCTTTACCAAAAATACTTGAAGAGTGCAAAAAATATTTAAAAGATTTAAAAGCAGTTGCAGTTACAAATGCTCCTGGTTTAAGTGTAACTTTAACTGAAGGTGTAGCTATGGCAAAAGCTATTAGTATCGCGTTAAATCTGCCACTAATTGCAGTAAATCACCTAAAAGGACATGTTCACTCACTTTTTATTGAAAAAGAGAGTTTATTTCCTATTACTGTTCTATTGGTTTCTGGAGGACATACTCAAATAGTTGAAGCTAAAAGTTTAAATGATATGCAAATATTAGCTAGAACTTTAGATGATAGCTTTGGAGAGAGTTTTGATAAGGTTTCAAAAATGCTAAATTTGGGCTATCCTGGTGGTCCAATTATTGAAAAATATGCAGAACATGGAGATAAGAATAGATTTATTTTTCCTATTCCACTTTCACAAAGCCCTAAAATTGAGTTTAGTTACTCAGGGCTTAAAAATGCAGTAAGATTAAAGATAGATGAGCTTGAACGCACCACTTTAAATGAGCAAGATATTTATGATGTATGTGCTTGTTTTCAAAAAACAGCAGTAGAACATATCTTGCAAAAGTTAAGAAAACTATTCAAACAAAATACTATAAAGGATTTTGCAATAGTTGGAGGTGCAAGTGCAAATCTATTTTTACGAAAAGAGCTTGAAGATCTTTGTAAAAAATATGGTACAACCTTGCATCTATCAGAATTAAAGTATTGTTCAGATAATGCAGCTATGATTGGAAGAGTAGCAATTGAACAGTATAAAAATGGTGAGTTTACCACTTTAGAAGATTTAGATATAAAGACGAGATTAAAGGATTATTAA
- a CDS encoding RBBP9/YdeN family alpha/beta hydrolase: protein MSKRVLILHGLSGSSYPHWQNHLAQDLIKENYIVSFPCLPNKNNPDLNEWLDFVRKELEHFKPHIVVCHSLANILWFHLCQNFDISLEKLMLVAPIRDEKLKEAPSFFPYPIPKDLKSEDIIMAASTNDPYLSIEEAIALQSKLNIGMKIMENAGHINTSAGFGKLDCALDWIKAGNEAYTSSNQV from the coding sequence ATGAGTAAAAGAGTTTTAATTCTTCATGGACTTAGTGGAAGTTCATATCCACATTGGCAAAACCACTTAGCACAAGATTTAATAAAAGAGAATTATATAGTATCTTTTCCATGTTTACCAAACAAAAATAATCCAGATTTAAATGAGTGGTTAGATTTTGTAAGAAAAGAGCTAGAACACTTTAAACCACATATTGTAGTTTGTCATTCTCTAGCAAATATTTTATGGTTTCATCTTTGCCAAAACTTTGATATAAGTTTAGAAAAATTAATGTTAGTTGCTCCTATAAGAGATGAAAAACTTAAAGAAGCCCCTAGTTTTTTCCCATATCCAATTCCAAAAGATTTAAAATCTGAAGATATAATAATGGCAGCTTCAACAAATGACCCATATTTAAGTATAGAAGAGGCTATAGCTTTACAAAGCAAACTAAATATTGGTATGAAAATTATGGAAAATGCTGGTCATATAAATACAAGTGCAGGATTTGGAAAGCTTGATTGTGCTTTGGACTGGATAAAAGCAGGAAATGAGGCTTACACCTCATCAAACCAAGTATAA
- the dxr gene encoding 1-deoxy-D-xylulose-5-phosphate reductoisomerase, translating into MIILGSTGSIGVNTLIVAKKYGLDIEVLVAGKNIELLNSQIKEFKPKKVVISSKEDLHKVNHTNVRYGEDAILEAIENSSSNIVVNALVGFLGLKPTLKAIECKKKLCLANKESLVVAGKFIDKTNLRAIDSEHFGLWYLLNDKKISSMTITASGGSFRDYPLETLKNVSIKEALNHPNWEMGDKITIDSATMTNKIFELIEAAWLFDTKNIDAIIEPKSIIHALINFKDGSSTAHIAGVSMQLPIAYAIMDKIEDEILKQVDLLGIGSLEFKTIDENRYPIWSKKSEVLENLDLGLILNASNEVAVSKFLSGKIGFLDISKINLDAIDRFSNLKAQNIDDVFLINKEIRGYYGY; encoded by the coding sequence TTGATAATTTTAGGAAGTACAGGCTCTATTGGGGTAAATACTCTAATTGTTGCAAAAAAGTATGGATTAGATATTGAGGTTTTAGTTGCTGGGAAAAATATAGAGCTTCTAAATTCTCAAATAAAAGAGTTTAAGCCAAAAAAAGTAGTTATATCTTCAAAAGAGGATTTACATAAAGTGAATCATACAAATGTAAGATATGGAGAAGATGCAATTTTGGAAGCTATTGAAAATTCTAGCTCAAATATTGTAGTAAATGCACTTGTTGGATTTTTGGGGCTAAAACCAACTTTAAAAGCAATAGAGTGCAAAAAAAAACTCTGCCTTGCAAATAAGGAGTCCCTTGTTGTTGCAGGTAAGTTTATAGACAAAACAAATTTAAGAGCAATAGATAGCGAACACTTTGGGCTTTGGTATCTGCTAAACGATAAAAAAATATCAAGTATGACAATAACTGCTAGTGGAGGAAGTTTTAGAGATTATCCTTTGGAAACTTTGAAAAATGTGAGTATAAAAGAGGCACTAAATCATCCAAACTGGGAAATGGGAGATAAAATTACAATTGATAGTGCAACTATGACAAATAAAATATTTGAACTAATAGAAGCGGCTTGGCTTTTTGATACTAAAAATATAGATGCAATTATTGAGCCAAAATCAATCATTCATGCTCTAATAAATTTTAAAGATGGGAGTTCAACAGCACATATTGCTGGAGTTTCTATGCAACTTCCAATAGCTTATGCTATTATGGATAAAATCGAAGATGAGATTTTAAAACAAGTTGATTTATTAGGAATTGGCTCTTTGGAATTTAAAACAATAGATGAGAATAGATACCCTATTTGGAGCAAAAAAAGTGAAGTTTTAGAAAACCTTGACTTGGGACTTATTTTAAATGCTTCAAATGAAGTTGCAGTTTCAAAGTTTTTAAGTGGAAAAATTGGCTTTTTAGATATTTCAAAGATAAATTTAGACGCAATAGATAGATTTTCTAATCTAAAAGCACAAAATATAGATGATGTTTTTTTAATAAATAAAGAAATTAGAGGCTATTATGGCTATTGA
- a CDS encoding phosphatidate cytidylyltransferase — MFKILGNSSTRVKTALVLFILFLIIAYIDSYFLFWLVFGVILMIAVSEAKTLYKLEDKSIYIYILLLWIAVYFYPMPVDLIFIVAMGYASQLAYKRKLDKKMILPLLYPTASFVFLMALYSEFGVMVLFWLLMIVAATDTGAYFVGKTFGRTPFCETSPNKTLEGVIGGMIFAVIIGIFTSINDVGILGAIIVSAIVSLSSVFGDLYESYLKREAGVKDSGNILPGHGGILDRVDGYLFGAIVMLVLLRVII; from the coding sequence ATGTTTAAAATTTTAGGAAATTCATCGACAAGGGTAAAAACAGCTCTTGTACTATTTATACTCTTTTTAATCATTGCCTATATAGATTCATACTTTCTATTTTGGTTGGTATTTGGTGTAATTTTAATGATTGCTGTTAGTGAAGCAAAAACTCTATATAAACTTGAAGATAAAAGTATATATATCTATATCCTACTACTTTGGATAGCAGTATATTTCTATCCAATGCCTGTTGATTTAATCTTTATAGTTGCTATGGGATATGCTTCACAGCTTGCATATAAAAGAAAGCTTGATAAAAAGATGATTTTACCACTTCTTTATCCTACTGCTTCTTTTGTATTTTTAATGGCACTATATAGCGAATTTGGGGTAATGGTTCTATTTTGGCTATTAATGATAGTTGCAGCTACTGATACAGGAGCTTATTTTGTTGGAAAAACATTTGGTAGAACTCCATTTTGTGAAACAAGTCCAAATAAAACTTTAGAGGGTGTTATTGGAGGTATGATTTTTGCAGTTATTATTGGTATTTTCACATCTATAAATGATGTTGGTATTTTAGGAGCTATCATAGTATCAGCAATAGTTTCATTATCTTCAGTATTTGGTGATTTATATGAAAGTTACTTAAAAAGAGAAGCTGGTGTTAAAGATAGTGGAAATATTCTTCCAGGACATGGTGGTATTCTAGATAGAGTAGATGGCTACTTATTTGGTGCAATTGTAATGTTAGTTCTACTTAGAGTGATTATTTGA
- a CDS encoding complement resistance protein TraT: protein MNKFKNIGLSIVSATILFTGCATTELQTNVRMSQSVFIDPVKKELRTVFVSSKNTSGQPINLENSLVSDLQAKGYRVVDDPDEATYILMVNVLYCDKKQENNAIGAGLATGAIGAGVSGYNNGGAGQAIGVGLGAAVIGGLIGKATEDTIYQMQVDVLIKEKAKNLVLTQNSTVSGQASVKDGQKSGFINSFGGSVRDTNATGHINSNMANDKTQYYEEERKEYKTVMLAEATKMDLTLEEATPILEKQISNQISGLF from the coding sequence ATGAATAAATTTAAAAATATAGGATTAAGCATTGTTTCTGCAACTATATTATTTACAGGTTGTGCTACAACAGAGTTACAAACTAATGTAAGAATGTCTCAATCTGTTTTTATAGATCCTGTGAAAAAAGAGTTAAGAACAGTTTTTGTATCTAGCAAAAATACTAGTGGTCAGCCAATTAACCTAGAAAATAGTTTAGTAAGTGACCTTCAAGCAAAGGGATATAGAGTTGTTGATGACCCAGATGAGGCAACTTATATTTTAATGGTAAATGTACTTTATTGTGATAAAAAACAAGAGAATAATGCAATAGGTGCTGGTTTAGCAACTGGAGCTATTGGGGCTGGGGTATCTGGATACAATAACGGTGGTGCTGGACAAGCTATTGGAGTTGGTTTAGGAGCTGCTGTAATTGGTGGGCTTATTGGTAAAGCAACAGAAGATACAATTTATCAAATGCAAGTAGATGTTTTAATTAAAGAGAAAGCAAAAAATTTAGTTCTTACACAAAATTCAACAGTAAGTGGACAAGCAAGTGTAAAAGATGGTCAAAAATCAGGATTTATAAATAGCTTTGGAGGAAGTGTTAGGGATACAAATGCAACAGGTCATATAAACTCAAATATGGCAAATGACAAAACTCAGTACTACGAAGAAGAGAGAAAAGAGTATAAAACAGTGATGTTAGCAGAAGCTACAAAGATGGATTTAACATTAGAAGAGGCAACTCCAATTTTAGAAAAACAAATTTCTAACCAAATATCAGGGCTATTTTAA